A genomic window from Cloacibacillus evryensis DSM 19522 includes:
- the istB gene encoding IS21-like element helper ATPase IstB, with amino-acid sequence MISQQTINQLHDMHLSFLAGDIKERQADASFCELSFDEQITVIVDREWHRRRSKRITDLIREGQFCYNSASVLEIDYAQERGLVKKQINELAACSYIENGHNIMIMGATGVGKSYLACALGTAACRNRYSCRYTRTPELLDQLAMARTDGSVRQIIQQYRKPRLLILDEWLITRISHGGLEDIFEIMECRSTEQRSTIFCSQIETSEWLAALGNSLMAESLMDRIIHCSYKIVLHGDSMRKKKGLKSIQASTVEMK; translated from the coding sequence ATGATTAGCCAGCAGACGATAAACCAGCTGCATGATATGCACCTCAGTTTCCTCGCCGGCGACATCAAGGAGCGACAGGCCGACGCTTCTTTCTGCGAACTCAGCTTCGACGAGCAGATAACCGTCATTGTGGACAGAGAGTGGCATAGGAGGCGCAGCAAGCGCATTACAGACCTTATAAGGGAGGGGCAGTTCTGCTACAACAGCGCTTCAGTGCTTGAGATAGACTATGCACAGGAGCGCGGACTGGTAAAAAAGCAGATAAACGAACTTGCGGCCTGTTCTTATATTGAAAACGGACACAACATCATGATCATGGGAGCCACCGGAGTGGGGAAAAGTTATCTCGCATGCGCGCTGGGAACGGCGGCCTGCCGCAACCGCTATTCCTGCCGTTACACCCGAACGCCGGAACTGCTGGATCAGCTTGCGATGGCGAGGACCGATGGCTCTGTACGCCAAATTATACAGCAATACAGAAAACCCCGGCTCCTTATCCTGGACGAATGGCTTATAACCCGGATCAGCCATGGAGGACTTGAAGACATCTTTGAAATAATGGAGTGCCGCAGCACAGAACAGCGCTCGACCATATTCTGCAGTCAGATAGAGACCTCGGAATGGCTGGCTGCGCTCGGCAATTCGTTGATGGCCGAAAGTTTAATGGACAGGATCATTCATTGTTCGTATAAAATCGTGCTTCACGGCGACTCAATGAGGAAGAAAAAAGGATTGAAGTCTATTCAAGCCAGTACGGTCGAAATGAAATAA
- a CDS encoding IS30 family transposase yields the protein MSHQEDTTKERKATPHINRCERDTIERFYKEGLSIGQIALLLKRDKSTIKREIKRGTVTQVKQNPSYSKKVDWSERISYTIYLAEVGQKRYEENRKRCGAKNKVIQCTDMVEFVESKIRSREKWSVDAAVGYAKENRLFRHTFTTKTFYNWIEDRIVRTRNIDLPLKVRRKPKSLRRERKKVLGRSIYERPKHIQERKEFGHWEGDGIVGKEQSGHILTLVERKIGMA from the coding sequence ATGAGCCATCAAGAAGATACCACAAAAGAGCGGAAAGCAACACCTCATATCAACCGCTGTGAACGAGATACGATCGAACGTTTTTACAAAGAAGGTTTAAGCATAGGCCAAATAGCCCTGCTTCTAAAGCGGGATAAAAGTACGATCAAGCGCGAGATCAAACGAGGAACTGTCACGCAGGTGAAGCAAAATCCCAGCTATAGCAAGAAAGTGGACTGGTCAGAGCGTATTTCATACACCATCTATCTGGCCGAAGTGGGACAAAAGAGGTACGAAGAAAATCGTAAGAGGTGCGGAGCAAAAAACAAAGTCATCCAATGCACTGATATGGTGGAATTCGTGGAGTCAAAGATTCGTTCGAGAGAGAAATGGTCTGTGGACGCGGCTGTCGGTTATGCGAAAGAGAATCGGTTGTTCAGGCATACGTTTACGACAAAGACATTTTATAACTGGATCGAAGATAGGATAGTGCGAACCAGGAATATCGACTTACCGCTGAAGGTACGCCGTAAGCCAAAGAGTTTAAGGAGAGAGCGTAAAAAGGTATTGGGACGTAGTATATACGAACGGCCAAAGCATATTCAGGAGCGCAAAGAATTCGGTCATTGGGAAGGAGACGGTATTGTAGGAAAAGAGCAGAGTGGACATATCCTGACGTTGGTTGAACGCAAGATAGGAATGGCATGA
- a CDS encoding helix-turn-helix transcriptional regulator, giving the protein MSKTNDTPPIDKYNALFATSLRAFMDAHPDTGEKTTQKALADYLGVRPQTVSYYCTGESLPNCEQLLRIADFFGVTCDFLMTGRRIENKPVRELLGLSENTVQNMKLVKEGYFEDSPYMLAALDTLLGDKDFYLSMEQAANWYGQKEQAPDDMKEFCEWKAAQYMQGFLLEFFARNLRAIYEQMRGNE; this is encoded by the coding sequence ATGTCGAAAACAAACGATACGCCGCCGATTGATAAGTACAACGCTCTATTCGCAACGTCATTACGCGCCTTTATGGACGCGCACCCGGACACGGGCGAAAAGACGACGCAAAAAGCCCTTGCGGACTATTTAGGTGTTCGCCCTCAAACGGTTTCTTATTATTGCACGGGGGAAAGCCTGCCGAATTGTGAGCAGCTTTTAAGGATTGCGGACTTTTTCGGCGTTACCTGTGATTTCCTTATGACAGGTCGGCGTATAGAAAATAAGCCCGTGCGTGAATTGCTCGGGCTTTCGGAAAATACCGTCCAGAATATGAAGTTAGTCAAAGAGGGGTATTTTGAAGATAGCCCCTATATGCTCGCCGCGCTTGATACATTGCTCGGGGACAAGGATTTCTATTTGTCCATGGAACAGGCGGCGAATTGGTACGGACAAAAGGAGCAAGCCCCCGACGACATGAAAGAATTCTGCGAATGGAAAGCGGCGCAATATATGCAGGGTTTTTTACTTGAATTCTTTGCTCGTAATTTGCGGGCTATCTATGAACAGATGAGGGGGAATGAGTAA
- the istA gene encoding IS21 family transposase, whose protein sequence is MTMYREILRLHFEGGLSQRDIAASCRCAHSTVKRILARAAELELDFNKIKELSDNSLARMIYPQAILPRIQKEPDYAYIHKELARSGVTLALLWNEYCAACQESGDIPYMYSQFSKNYKEYAAANSTSMHIAHKPAEVMEVDWAGTKILLRDAVAGKEIKASLFTACLPFSGYCYAEAFADEKLDSWLTAHIHAYAFFGGTAKILRPDNLKTGVVRSDKYDPEINSAYRELAEHYGAFVSPAKVRKPKDKPTVEGTVGMLTTHIIAAVRNVDYHSLKELNKDICLRFRQFNDRPFQKKEGSRSLLFSVQESRYLSPLPEFCYQIAHYKDAVVPANYHIQAEGGKYYSVPYECIRRKVTVRSTSSMIEVFCDGERVACHIRNRGAERYVTDSSHMPEAHRQLYAWNNDKFLEWGAEIGGGTLSVIQKILTRNGHSLPGYKFCMGLVSLSKNYAAQDIENACRALLALSSAPSLKSMKLALSAVTAKRNADDDSTQNDGPSVTGFRRGAGYYGGKSDD, encoded by the coding sequence ATGACCATGTACAGAGAGATACTTCGCCTTCACTTCGAAGGCGGGCTGAGCCAGCGGGATATTGCCGCCAGCTGCCGCTGCGCCCACAGCACTGTCAAGCGGATCCTTGCAAGAGCCGCAGAGCTGGAGCTGGATTTTAACAAGATCAAAGAGCTCTCGGACAATTCGCTTGCAAGGATGATCTATCCGCAGGCCATACTGCCGCGTATCCAGAAAGAACCGGATTACGCCTATATACATAAGGAGCTTGCCAGATCAGGCGTCACGCTTGCTCTGTTATGGAACGAGTATTGCGCGGCATGTCAGGAAAGCGGCGATATCCCGTATATGTATTCACAGTTCAGCAAGAATTATAAGGAATATGCGGCAGCGAACAGCACGTCTATGCATATCGCCCATAAGCCTGCCGAGGTCATGGAGGTCGACTGGGCCGGCACAAAGATTCTGCTTCGAGATGCCGTTGCCGGGAAAGAAATAAAAGCGTCTCTCTTCACAGCCTGCCTGCCATTTTCAGGTTATTGCTATGCCGAGGCATTCGCGGACGAGAAGCTGGATTCATGGCTCACAGCGCATATCCATGCGTATGCTTTCTTCGGAGGAACGGCTAAGATTCTCAGGCCGGACAACTTAAAGACCGGGGTCGTCAGGTCAGATAAGTATGACCCTGAAATCAACAGCGCTTACAGAGAACTCGCTGAGCACTACGGTGCTTTTGTCTCTCCCGCAAAAGTACGCAAACCAAAAGACAAGCCCACCGTCGAGGGAACGGTCGGAATGCTCACCACTCATATCATAGCCGCCGTCAGAAACGTTGACTATCATTCATTAAAAGAACTTAACAAGGACATCTGTCTCAGATTCAGACAATTCAACGACAGGCCCTTTCAAAAGAAAGAGGGCTCACGCAGCCTCCTGTTCTCCGTTCAGGAGAGCCGGTATCTGAGTCCGCTGCCTGAATTCTGTTATCAGATAGCCCATTACAAGGATGCCGTCGTTCCGGCAAATTATCATATTCAGGCAGAGGGCGGGAAATACTACAGTGTGCCCTATGAGTGTATCAGAAGAAAAGTAACGGTAAGGAGCACCTCTTCTATGATAGAGGTATTCTGCGACGGAGAGCGGGTCGCCTGTCATATACGCAATCGGGGAGCTGAACGGTATGTCACGGACAGTTCTCATATGCCTGAGGCGCATAGACAGCTCTACGCCTGGAACAACGACAAGTTTCTTGAATGGGGCGCGGAGATAGGCGGCGGCACTCTCTCCGTGATACAGAAGATACTTACCAGGAACGGACATAGCCTGCCGGGCTACAAATTCTGTATGGGGCTGGTATCGCTGAGTAAAAATTATGCCGCGCAGGATATAGAGAACGCCTGCAGGGCGCTTCTCGCCCTTTCTTCCGCCCCGAGCCTGAAATCTATGAAGCTCGCGCTCAGCGCTGTTACCGCGAAAAGAAACGCTGATGATGATTCGACACAGAATGATGGGCCTTCCGTTACAGGTTTCAGACGCGGCGCAGGCTACTACGGAGGCAAGAGCGATGATTAG
- a CDS encoding ATP-binding protein — protein MISQITLNQLRDMHLTSLAADIRERSESKGFTELTFDQQIEVLIDREWHRRKDNTACVHIREASFCYPSASALEIDYSEDRGLEKRKINELVECGYLLHGRNIIIMGATGVGKTYLACALGTAACRNRYTCKYIRMPNLLDELALAREDGSFSKTIQRLSKVSLLILDEWLLNRMSSNNITDIFELFEYRYTMHKSTIFCTQIDVSEWMAALGNGLISESLLDRIIHNSESMLIAGDSMRKRLASVEN, from the coding sequence ATGATTAGCCAGATCACACTCAATCAGCTGCGCGATATGCATCTTACTTCTTTGGCGGCTGACATACGTGAGAGGAGTGAAAGTAAAGGTTTCACAGAGCTGACATTTGACCAGCAGATCGAAGTGCTTATAGATCGGGAGTGGCATCGCAGAAAGGACAATACGGCCTGCGTTCATATCAGAGAAGCTTCTTTTTGCTATCCGAGCGCTTCTGCGCTTGAGATCGACTATTCTGAAGATCGTGGATTAGAGAAACGAAAGATCAATGAGCTTGTGGAATGCGGTTATCTGCTCCACGGCCGGAACATCATAATCATGGGCGCAACCGGCGTTGGAAAAACATATCTTGCCTGTGCTCTGGGCACTGCTGCCTGCCGCAACAGATACACCTGCAAGTATATCAGAATGCCTAACCTGCTGGACGAGCTAGCGCTTGCCAGAGAAGACGGCTCTTTTAGCAAAACGATACAGCGGCTTAGTAAAGTTTCGCTGCTGATACTGGACGAATGGCTGCTAAACCGCATGTCTTCAAACAACATCACAGACATTTTTGAATTGTTTGAGTATCGCTATACCATGCACAAGTCCACTATTTTTTGCACGCAAATTGATGTGTCGGAATGGATGGCAGCCTTAGGCAACGGGCTTATTTCTGAAAGCCTATTGGACCGCATTATCCATAACTCTGAAAGCATGCTCATTGCAGGGGATTCAATGAGGAAGCGCCTGGCGTCCGTGGAAAATTAG
- a CDS encoding ISAs1 family transposase: MEIKTLKEEIQNITEPRRTSHGSIRHKLEDIIIIGLCATICGGEDYADMEELGIEREEWLRNFLELPNGIPDSETSRRVFERLNPTELSKSLSNWLDIEREKRAVIAVDGKTIRGSGNAGHMAYHVVSAFVAENQITLGEITVPEKTNEITAVPELLELIDVNGAIVTADAMSCQKKIVEKISDKRADYVIGLKENQRALHDDVVLYFKTFGKESEVIKTIDKGHGRIESREYKLFTDISWLEQRKEWKNLMSVGAVKSIVYEKEEEREFTRYFITSLTDIGEFANAVRKHWSIENQLHWCLDVIFREDASRARKDKSPLNMNVLRKQALALLNQAKYGRLSKKKMMFKAALNPEVLLDILFAAKK, encoded by the coding sequence ATGGAAATAAAAACATTAAAAGAAGAAATCCAGAATATCACGGAACCAAGACGAACAAGCCATGGCAGCATACGCCACAAGCTTGAAGATATCATAATCATCGGGTTATGCGCGACAATATGCGGAGGCGAAGACTATGCCGATATGGAGGAATTGGGTATAGAACGCGAAGAATGGCTGCGTAATTTTCTTGAGCTTCCAAACGGGATCCCCGACAGCGAGACATCCCGTCGTGTCTTTGAACGCTTGAATCCAACAGAACTGTCAAAGAGCCTTTCAAATTGGCTTGATATTGAACGTGAAAAGCGCGCGGTAATAGCCGTTGACGGGAAAACCATACGCGGCAGCGGCAATGCCGGACATATGGCGTATCATGTGGTGAGTGCATTTGTCGCTGAAAATCAAATCACACTTGGTGAAATAACCGTCCCTGAAAAAACAAACGAAATAACTGCGGTACCTGAGCTTCTTGAATTGATAGACGTAAACGGGGCGATCGTGACGGCGGACGCCATGAGCTGCCAGAAGAAAATAGTCGAGAAGATAAGCGACAAAAGAGCTGACTACGTGATAGGGCTGAAAGAAAATCAGCGTGCCCTGCATGATGACGTCGTCCTGTATTTTAAAACATTTGGCAAGGAGTCTGAAGTGATAAAAACGATCGATAAGGGGCATGGCAGGATAGAGAGCCGCGAATATAAGCTGTTTACGGATATATCATGGCTTGAACAGCGCAAAGAGTGGAAAAACCTCATGTCAGTCGGAGCGGTAAAATCAATAGTGTATGAAAAAGAAGAGGAACGGGAATTTACGAGGTACTTTATTACATCTTTGACAGACATAGGCGAGTTTGCCAATGCGGTAAGAAAGCACTGGTCGATAGAAAACCAACTGCACTGGTGTTTAGACGTAATATTCCGCGAGGACGCGTCAAGAGCGAGAAAAGACAAATCCCCGCTCAACATGAACGTATTGCGCAAGCAAGCGCTTGCTCTGTTGAACCAAGCGAAATATGGTCGTTTGAGCAAGAAAAAGATGATGTTCAAGGCTGCTCTTAACCCGGAGGTCTTGCTTGACATCTTATTTGCTGCTAAAAAGTAA
- a CDS encoding site-specific integrase, with amino-acid sequence MASIRKRGETFTITAYMGYDDTGKQQKKTTTFRPPDGVTNGKAEKLAKEFAVKWEDKIRGFVALDENRTLSELAQWYYETIAPNTLKPNILKGYMQGIYNHVIPRIGRVKLKDITPQMLDSLFRELQTSGNLERSFRLRDNTLFDDYGKEKFLKDKGLERGTFYRILRGETCRQKTAEKIAAALGMTLEKVFDDVTENKGMTGASVNKIKLNLSAIFTAACRKEIMRRNPCKLVTPPKVDTAPAAFLDEEQAKALLTACHEQSDFQLEVIINLFLATGYSCGGINCVTLGRLGRQNGRVICTTYAC; translated from the coding sequence ATGGCAAGCATACGAAAACGCGGCGAAACATTCACCATAACCGCCTATATGGGTTATGACGATACGGGCAAGCAGCAAAAAAAAACTACTACCTTTCGCCCGCCGGACGGCGTGACAAACGGGAAAGCGGAAAAACTCGCAAAAGAATTCGCCGTCAAGTGGGAAGATAAGATACGGGGTTTTGTCGCCCTTGATGAAAATAGGACGCTTTCAGAATTGGCGCAATGGTATTATGAAACAATCGCCCCGAATACCTTAAAGCCGAATATTCTTAAAGGCTATATGCAGGGGATATATAACCATGTCATACCGCGCATAGGGCGGGTCAAGCTGAAAGACATAACCCCGCAAATGCTCGACAGCCTTTTCCGCGAATTGCAGACAAGCGGCAATCTTGAACGCTCGTTCCGATTGCGGGACAATACGCTGTTTGACGACTACGGCAAAGAGAAATTTCTAAAGGACAAGGGGCTTGAACGCGGTACATTTTATAGAATTCTTCGCGGCGAAACTTGCAGGCAGAAAACCGCCGAAAAGATAGCCGCCGCCCTCGGCATGACGCTTGAAAAGGTTTTTGACGATGTGACAGAGAATAAAGGAATGACAGGTGCGTCAGTGAATAAGATAAAACTAAACCTTTCCGCGATATTTACGGCAGCTTGCCGAAAAGAGATAATGCGCCGTAACCCCTGCAAGTTGGTAACGCCGCCAAAAGTGGATACTGCGCCCGCCGCTTTCCTCGATGAAGAACAGGCAAAAGCCCTTTTGACAGCTTGCCACGAACAAAGCGACTTTCAGCTTGAAGTCATTATTAACCTGTTTTTAGCTACGGGGTATTCGTGCGGGGGAATTAACTGCGTTACATTGGGACGACTTGGACGGCAAAACGGGCGTGTTATTTGTACAACATACGCTTGTTAG
- a CDS encoding AAA family ATPase, which produces MYRRLHPRRLIEDWYVSDFHIEDARDRKDAGYSERLSKTGDNLALVAKYLYENHREKFDEILAKMKQRVPGVTGIEAEETSDGYIVLRFQDGKLKNPFSSRFVSDGTIKMFTYLVLLSDPEPHALLCVKEPENQLYPQLLKELAEEFRLYSNAGGQVFISSHSPDFLNAIDIDELYYMVKQDGFTKVYKTSEDEQVKELYEGGDKLVYLWNQGLLANNAAWRKGSLTTEEKQTR; this is translated from the coding sequence ATTTACCGCCGTCTCCACCCGCGCCGGCTGATAGAAGATTGGTACGTCTCCGATTTCCATATCGAAGACGCGCGTGACAGAAAAGACGCGGGGTACAGCGAGAGGTTATCCAAAACAGGAGACAACCTCGCCTTGGTCGCAAAATACCTTTATGAAAACCACAGAGAAAAATTTGATGAGATACTCGCGAAAATGAAACAGCGCGTACCCGGCGTCACCGGCATCGAGGCCGAGGAAACTTCCGACGGATATATCGTTCTGCGTTTCCAGGACGGTAAATTAAAAAATCCCTTCTCCTCACGCTTTGTATCAGACGGGACCATAAAGATGTTTACCTACCTGGTGCTGCTGAGCGACCCGGAGCCGCATGCCCTTCTCTGCGTCAAAGAGCCGGAAAATCAACTCTATCCACAGCTATTAAAAGAACTGGCGGAGGAATTCAGGCTTTACTCAAACGCGGGGGGCCAGGTTTTCATCTCGTCGCACTCGCCGGATTTTCTGAACGCAATCGACATCGACGAACTCTACTATATGGTCAAGCAGGACGGCTTTACAAAAGTATACAAAACTTCGGAAGACGAGCAGGTAAAAGAACTCTACGAAGGCGGAGACAAACTGGTATACCTTTGGAATCAGGGATTGCTCGCGAACAATGCGGCCTGGCGCAAGGGTTCTCTGACCACAGAGGAAAAACAAACTAGATGA
- a CDS encoding Mu transposase domain-containing protein: protein MTCGMVGSLERNIHLPFSGYCYAEATNDQKQDSWQNAHINAFRYFQGTTRLLRPDNLKTGVKKPDRYEPEINQSYRELAEYYGCFVSPARVLKPRDKSSVECTVGLLTTHIIAALRDKEFYSLNELNNAVRERLEGFNNKPFQKKESSRKSVYETEERSMMTALPEHEFVIAHYKEQTVPYSYHVNIDGTYYSVPCSYASKKVQIRTASNLIECFFHGERIAAHPRSEVKGSYVTDQSHMPEAHRRMLEWDADKYLAWGTEHGPSTLTVIDKILKKNGSRVIGDRFCAGLLSLDKKYGAAALEKACARILELQSTPSLKSIKLALSSRNTLQEDINIRFAENDDNSSVIGFRRGSAYYGGRNND from the coding sequence ATGACCTGCGGAATGGTGGGCTCTTTGGAGCGTAATATCCACCTGCCCTTTTCAGGTTATTGCTACGCTGAAGCAACCAATGATCAGAAACAGGATTCGTGGCAAAATGCGCATATCAATGCGTTCCGCTACTTTCAGGGAACCACGCGCCTGCTGCGTCCTGACAATCTTAAAACCGGAGTAAAAAAGCCAGACAGGTATGAGCCGGAGATCAATCAGTCGTACCGTGAGCTTGCTGAATACTACGGTTGTTTTGTATCGCCGGCCAGAGTGCTTAAACCCAGAGACAAGTCTTCTGTGGAATGCACAGTAGGGCTCCTTACAACCCATATCATAGCGGCGCTCAGAGATAAGGAATTTTATTCTCTGAACGAGCTCAACAATGCAGTCAGGGAACGCCTCGAAGGATTCAACAACAAGCCGTTCCAAAAGAAAGAAAGCTCGAGAAAGTCCGTTTATGAGACTGAAGAAAGGAGTATGATGACAGCGCTTCCCGAGCATGAATTCGTCATCGCGCACTATAAAGAGCAGACCGTACCTTACAGTTATCACGTCAATATAGATGGAACATATTACAGTGTGCCATGCTCTTATGCCTCAAAAAAAGTACAGATAAGGACAGCTAGCAACCTTATCGAATGTTTTTTTCATGGCGAGCGCATAGCTGCTCATCCTCGTTCTGAAGTAAAAGGGAGTTATGTTACCGACCAGTCACACATGCCGGAGGCGCATCGCAGAATGCTGGAATGGGATGCGGATAAGTACCTTGCTTGGGGAACAGAACACGGCCCCTCTACGCTTACCGTCATTGATAAGATACTCAAAAAGAATGGAAGCCGTGTCATAGGGGATAGATTCTGCGCAGGGCTGCTTTCTTTGGATAAAAAATACGGCGCGGCGGCGCTTGAAAAGGCATGTGCACGCATACTTGAGCTTCAGTCCACACCCAGCTTGAAGTCAATAAAACTTGCGTTGAGCAGCAGAAACACATTGCAGGAGGATATAAACATCCGGTTTGCCGAGAATGATGATAATTCTTCTGTAATAGGATTCAGGCGCGGATCTGCTTATTACGGAGGCAGAAACAATGATTAG
- a CDS encoding terminase large subunit domain-containing protein yields the protein MDAETGLRQYRESFFLVGRKNGKSTLLAGLALYMLTSDGEGGAEVYSTATKYAQARLLFDEAHNMIKQSPELSKHFKKRKTDLYYSPSMSKFQPLARNSDTLDGLNCSFCIMDELHGVRDRNLYEVMRQSQAARRQPLLVMITTAGTVRECIFDDMYNHAAQVADGVIKDAHFLPILYELDDRAEWTNPKAWVKANPALCSIKKLDDLTAKVERAKQNRNELSGVLCKE from the coding sequence GTGGACGCTGAAACGGGCTTACGGCAATACCGGGAAAGTTTCTTCCTTGTGGGGCGTAAAAACGGCAAATCAACCCTGCTTGCGGGGCTTGCTCTGTATATGCTCACTTCCGACGGCGAGGGCGGCGCGGAGGTTTACAGCACAGCGACCAAATACGCGCAGGCGCGGTTATTGTTTGACGAAGCCCATAACATGATTAAGCAGTCGCCGGAACTGTCGAAGCATTTCAAGAAACGTAAAACCGACCTATATTATTCGCCGTCTATGTCCAAATTCCAGCCGCTGGCGCGGAACTCTGACACGTTGGACGGCTTGAACTGTTCTTTTTGCATTATGGACGAACTGCACGGCGTGAGGGACAGAAACCTATACGAGGTTATGCGCCAATCCCAAGCCGCCCGCCGTCAACCCTTGCTTGTGATGATAACGACCGCCGGAACAGTCCGCGAGTGCATTTTTGACGATATGTATAACCATGCGGCACAAGTCGCCGACGGGGTAATAAAAGACGCTCATTTCCTGCCTATCCTTTATGAACTGGACGACCGCGCGGAATGGACGAACCCGAAAGCATGGGTTAAGGCGAACCCGGCTTTATGCTCCATTAAGAAGCTGGACGACCTGACCGCTAAAGTAGAGAGGGCAAAGCAGAACCGCAACGAACTTTCGGGCGTTCTTTGTAAAGAATAA
- a CDS encoding terminase TerL endonuclease subunit, translated as MRLNVRETVKTAWLSFDDINNEEIFTLDDFRGAYCIGGVDLSITTDLTAASLLFMKRGDDKKYITQMYFLPADRLQERVQQDKIPYDKWFERGLLRLCAGNSINYSDVTEWFSKTVKQYDLFPAWVYYEAD; from the coding sequence TTGAGATTAAACGTCCGGGAAACGGTAAAAACGGCGTGGCTTTCCTTTGACGATATAAACAACGAGGAAATATTCACCCTTGACGACTTCCGGGGCGCGTACTGTATAGGCGGCGTTGACCTGTCAATCACAACCGACCTAACCGCCGCAAGCCTGTTATTTATGAAGCGCGGGGACGATAAGAAGTACATAACGCAAATGTATTTCCTGCCCGCCGACCGTCTGCAAGAGCGCGTACAGCAAGACAAAATCCCTTATGACAAATGGTTTGAACGGGGGCTATTGCGCCTTTGCGCGGGTAATTCAATCAACTATTCCGACGTTACAGAATGGTTTTCCAAAACCGTCAAGCAATACGACCTTTTCCCAGCGTGGGTTTACTATGAGGCCGATTGA
- a CDS encoding terminase TerL endonuclease subunit, which produces MQDFLPLSYFFLLLHWGQLIFQSAGVYYDSYSARYFVEEMTLQGFNMVRCIQGAKTLSLPMQMLGADLQAHRVIYNNNPILKWCLTNTGIQTDRNGNIVPIKNQSPRQRIDGAAALLDCYVGLYEHYNEYTSAI; this is translated from the coding sequence ATGCAGGATTTTCTTCCTTTGAGCTATTTCTTTCTTCTACTCCACTGGGGGCAGTTGATTTTTCAATCGGCCGGGGTTTACTATGACAGTTATTCGGCACGGTATTTTGTAGAGGAAATGACGCTGCAAGGCTTTAACATGGTTAGGTGCATACAAGGGGCGAAAACCCTGTCCCTGCCTATGCAAATGTTAGGCGCGGACTTACAGGCGCACAGGGTTATTTACAATAACAACCCTATCTTGAAATGGTGCTTGACGAATACGGGCATACAGACCGACCGCAACGGGAACATAGTACCCATAAAGAACCAATCGCCCCGACAACGGATTGACGGAGCGGCGGCGTTACTGGATTGTTACGTCGGATTGTATGAGCATTACAACGAATATACAAGCGCGATATGA
- a CDS encoding site-specific integrase: MLFVQHTLVRMNGQFVRQTTKTADSTRRIVLPAYILKLLAEHRERQKEYRASLRELWKNPDDIIFTNLHGDYLNGINLNRKLKDIVKAAGLPDIHLHSLRHTHASLLINSDVTVRVIADRLGHSTTKTTLDTYSHVFAASEVKAMQAVEMALFKQEE, from the coding sequence GTGTTATTTGTACAACATACGCTTGTTAGAATGAACGGGCAGTTTGTACGGCAGACAACAAAAACCGCCGACAGCACAAGGCGAATTGTACTTCCGGCGTATATACTGAAATTGTTAGCCGAACATAGGGAGCGTCAAAAGGAATACCGGGCTTCGCTTCGGGAATTATGGAAAAATCCCGACGACATAATCTTTACAAACCTGCACGGGGACTATCTGAACGGCATAAACTTAAACCGCAAGTTAAAGGACATTGTAAAAGCCGCCGGACTTCCAGACATACACCTGCATAGCCTGCGCCATACTCACGCAAGTTTACTGATAAATTCCGACGTAACGGTAAGGGTCATAGCGGACAGGTTAGGGCATAGCACAACAAAAACCACGCTCGACACATACAGCCACGTTTTCGCCGCAAGTGAAGTTAAAGCAATGCAAGCCGTGGAAATGGCGCTGTTCAAACAAGAAGAATAA
- a CDS encoding phage head completion protein, whose product MKLKDKKIEILAVTMIKDPEGFPTQVLAPIAPPLWAYFRQLSGKEVYAAMSVQAVEEVQFVIN is encoded by the coding sequence TTGAAACTGAAAGATAAGAAAATAGAGATATTAGCGGTAACGATGATTAAAGACCCGGAGGGCTTTCCGACGCAGGTTTTAGCCCCTATCGCGCCGCCGCTATGGGCGTACTTCCGGCAGCTATCGGGGAAAGAGGTTTACGCCGCTATGTCCGTACAGGCTGTCGAAGAAGTCCAATTCGTGATTAACTAG